The following coding sequences are from one Delphinus delphis chromosome 19, mDelDel1.2, whole genome shotgun sequence window:
- the CYBC1 gene encoding cytochrome b-245 chaperone 1 isoform X1 → MYMQVETRTSSCLHLKRAPGIRSWSLLVGILSIGLAAAYYSGDSLGWKLFYVTGCLFVAVQNLEDWEEATFNKSTGKVVLKTFSLYRKLLTLCRAGHDQVVVLLSDIRDVNVEEEKVRYFGKGYVVVLRFATGFSHPLTQSAVMGHRSDVEAIAKLITTFLELHCLESPMELSQSSDSEVDGPGDQS, encoded by the exons ATGTATATGCAGGTGGAGACACGCACCAGTTCCTGCCTCCATCTGAAGAGGGCTCCAGGCATCAGGTCCTGGTCCCTGCTGGTTG GAATCTTGTCGATTGGCCTGGCTGCTGCCTACTACAGTGGAG ATAGTCTGGGCTGGAAGCTCTTCTATGTCACGGGCTGTCTATTCGTGGCCGTGCAGAACCTGGAGGACTGGGAG GAAGCAACCTTCAATAAGAGCACCGGGAAGGTCGTGCTGAAGACGTTCAGCTTGTATAGGAAGCTGCTGACTCTCTGCAGAGCAGGCCATGATCAAG TGGTGGTCCTGCTCAGTGACATCCGGGACGTGAACGTGGAGGAGGAGAAGGTCCGGTACTTCGGGAAGGGCTATGTGGTGGTGCTTCGGTTTGCCACGGGCTTCTCCCACCCCCTCACGCAGAGTGCTGTCATGGGCCACCGCAG TGACGTGGAAGCCATCGCCAAGCTCATCACTACTTTCCTGGAGCTGCACTGCCTTGAAAGTCCCATGGAGCTGTCTCAGAGCAGTGACAGTGAGGTCGATGGCCCTGGGGACCAGAGCTGA
- the CYBC1 gene encoding cytochrome b-245 chaperone 1 isoform X2, whose product MYMQVETRTSSCLHLKRAPGIRSWSLLVDSLGWKLFYVTGCLFVAVQNLEDWEEATFNKSTGKVVLKTFSLYRKLLTLCRAGHDQVVVLLSDIRDVNVEEEKVRYFGKGYVVVLRFATGFSHPLTQSAVMGHRSDVEAIAKLITTFLELHCLESPMELSQSSDSEVDGPGDQS is encoded by the exons ATGTATATGCAGGTGGAGACACGCACCAGTTCCTGCCTCCATCTGAAGAGGGCTCCAGGCATCAGGTCCTGGTCCCTGCTGGTTG ATAGTCTGGGCTGGAAGCTCTTCTATGTCACGGGCTGTCTATTCGTGGCCGTGCAGAACCTGGAGGACTGGGAG GAAGCAACCTTCAATAAGAGCACCGGGAAGGTCGTGCTGAAGACGTTCAGCTTGTATAGGAAGCTGCTGACTCTCTGCAGAGCAGGCCATGATCAAG TGGTGGTCCTGCTCAGTGACATCCGGGACGTGAACGTGGAGGAGGAGAAGGTCCGGTACTTCGGGAAGGGCTATGTGGTGGTGCTTCGGTTTGCCACGGGCTTCTCCCACCCCCTCACGCAGAGTGCTGTCATGGGCCACCGCAG TGACGTGGAAGCCATCGCCAAGCTCATCACTACTTTCCTGGAGCTGCACTGCCTTGAAAGTCCCATGGAGCTGTCTCAGAGCAGTGACAGTGAGGTCGATGGCCCTGGGGACCAGAGCTGA